Proteins encoded together in one Roseiconus lacunae window:
- a CDS encoding endonuclease/exonuclease/phosphatase family protein — protein KHAIEIDAIVDAIDCQRPTIVVGDFNSISTFRAPKRLAELGLIDAYASVHDDADSHPTWNWPTRPLPLALRIDHIFHTQHFTTTDAEIVRRVGSDHFLVVATLEFGEPDDTRESPR, from the coding sequence AAGCACGCCATCGAGATCGATGCAATTGTCGACGCAATCGATTGTCAGCGTCCGACGATTGTTGTTGGTGACTTTAATAGCATCTCTACTTTCAGGGCACCAAAGCGGCTCGCTGAACTTGGATTGATTGATGCGTACGCTTCGGTGCATGACGACGCGGATAGCCACCCAACTTGGAACTGGCCGACACGTCCGTTGCCTCTTGCACTCCGAATCGACCACATTTTCCACACGCAACACTTCACGACGACAGACGCCGAGATTGTCCGTCGAGTTGGGTCTGACCATTTCCTCGTGGTTGCCACACTCGAATTCGGCGAACCAGACGATACACGTGAGTCGCCGCGTTGA